In Jatrophihabitans sp., the following are encoded in one genomic region:
- a CDS encoding MarR family transcriptional regulator, whose amino-acid sequence MSHMPPDHAELASALRLSLLRAARRLRSQRVDMAATLSQLSALDTVGKCGPLSAGEIAMVERVQPPSMTKILAALEQSGWIERSSHPEDRRQSIIAITPAGLELLAEETRARDEWLAKRLVEFSAEDLRKLGEAVEVLDRIGSE is encoded by the coding sequence ATGAGTCACATGCCGCCGGATCACGCTGAACTGGCCTCCGCGCTGCGGCTCTCGCTGTTGCGCGCCGCCCGCCGGCTGCGTTCGCAGCGGGTCGACATGGCCGCGACGCTGTCGCAACTCTCGGCGCTGGACACCGTCGGCAAATGCGGTCCGCTGAGCGCCGGTGAGATCGCGATGGTGGAGCGCGTGCAACCGCCGTCGATGACCAAGATCCTGGCCGCGCTGGAGCAGTCCGGTTGGATCGAGCGGTCCAGCCACCCCGAGGACCGCCGGCAGTCGATCATCGCGATCACCCCGGCGGGCCTGGAACTACTGGCCGAGGAGACCCGCGCCCGGGACGAGTGGCTGGCCAAGCGCCTGGTCGAGTTCTCGGCCGAGGACCTGCGCAAGCTAGGTGAGGCGGTCGAAGTCCTGGACAGGATCGGCTCGGAGTGA